From the genome of bacterium, one region includes:
- a CDS encoding class I SAM-dependent methyltransferase, with the protein MSPSLSEARNYYAWIMDRFVPYLGRRVLDVGGGHGPLLDHVVAQGRSVTAVDLSADCVREIQLRFRGQALEARQGDIADPALAAELAGERFDTVLCVNVLEHIERDGAALRSLADILRPAGGRLLLLVPAHPFLFGAPDELAGHFRRYSRKGLRGLLEASGFRVERLSFFNAPGVIPYFITSRLVRPRSLGGVVDTQLRWYDRLVVPVARRLEPSVGMPFGQSLTAVAVPRGEPNGGRSG; encoded by the coding sequence ATGTCCCCTTCCCTGAGCGAGGCCAGGAACTACTATGCCTGGATCATGGACCGGTTCGTGCCGTATCTCGGCCGGCGGGTCCTGGACGTCGGCGGAGGGCACGGCCCGCTGCTCGACCACGTCGTCGCCCAGGGGCGATCGGTCACCGCGGTGGATCTCTCGGCCGACTGCGTGCGGGAAATACAGCTGCGCTTTCGCGGCCAGGCGCTGGAGGCCCGGCAGGGGGACATCGCGGATCCGGCCCTTGCCGCCGAACTGGCCGGCGAGAGGTTCGACACCGTGCTGTGCGTCAACGTCCTGGAGCACATCGAGAGGGACGGGGCGGCCCTCCGCTCGCTGGCGGACATCCTGCGCCCCGCCGGCGGTCGGCTCCTCCTGCTGGTGCCGGCCCATCCGTTTCTCTTCGGGGCTCCGGACGAGCTGGCCGGCCACTTCAGGCGCTATTCGCGGAAGGGGCTGCGAGGACTGCTCGAAGCGTCGGGCTTCCGGGTGGAGCGTCTCTCCTTCTTCAACGCCCCGGGTGTCATACCCTACTTCATCACCTCGCGCCTTGTCCGGCCGCGGAGCCTGGGGGGCGTGGTGGACACCCAGTTGCGCTGGTACGATCGCCTTGTCGTCCCCGTCGCGCGGCGCCTGGAGCCATCCGTGGGGATGCCCTTCGGGCAGTCGCTGACCGCGGTGGCCGTCCCCCGCGGGGAGCCGAACGGCGGCCGAAGCGGCTAG
- a CDS encoding SGNH/GDSL hydrolase family protein has product MSAPLRRHLALLGASILAALAVAEVGLRVAGFSAPSFYTRDYQRGGVLRPGAAGLWNREGRDFVRISSRGLRDREHALAKPPGTLRIAVLGDSYAEAMQLPMEQTFWSVLERELGGCGALAGRRVEVINFGVSGYGTAQELLALRHDAWRYDPDVVVLAFVTGNDVRNNSRELERDPTRPYFVERDGRLVLDEGFRAGFPPPWRLRLREAASEVLNRVRVLQLLKSAADAAHAPAAPAPPAADTGASAGLDDEVYRPPRDAAWERAWRVTEGLLGLMADEVRAHGARLLVVSLSNPAQVHPDPAARQAYARARGIDDLFYPDRRIAAACARLGVPSLSLAPPLAERASRTGVFFHGFGGHEGEGHWNERGHRAAGELIAAELCRGLPAP; this is encoded by the coding sequence TCGCCGCGCTGGCCGTCGCCGAGGTCGGACTGCGGGTCGCCGGGTTCTCGGCGCCGTCCTTCTACACGCGCGATTACCAGCGAGGCGGCGTGCTTCGCCCCGGGGCCGCGGGCCTCTGGAACCGCGAGGGGCGCGACTTCGTGCGCATCAGCAGCCGCGGGCTGCGCGACCGCGAGCACGCCCTGGCGAAGCCGCCGGGCACGCTGCGGATCGCGGTCCTCGGCGACTCCTACGCCGAGGCGATGCAGCTCCCCATGGAGCAGACGTTCTGGTCGGTGCTCGAGCGCGAGCTGGGCGGTTGCGGGGCGCTCGCGGGTCGCCGCGTCGAGGTCATCAACTTCGGCGTCTCCGGCTACGGTACCGCGCAGGAGCTGCTCGCGCTGCGGCACGACGCGTGGCGTTACGACCCGGACGTCGTCGTGCTGGCCTTCGTAACCGGGAACGACGTACGCAACAACTCGCGCGAGCTGGAGCGCGATCCGACCCGCCCGTACTTCGTCGAGCGCGACGGGCGGCTGGTGCTCGACGAAGGCTTTCGCGCCGGCTTCCCCCCGCCGTGGCGGCTGCGGCTGCGGGAGGCAGCCTCGGAGGTGTTGAATCGGGTCCGCGTGCTCCAGTTGCTGAAGTCGGCGGCGGACGCGGCACATGCGCCCGCGGCGCCGGCTCCCCCTGCGGCCGACACGGGCGCATCCGCCGGCCTCGACGACGAAGTCTACCGTCCACCGCGCGACGCGGCCTGGGAGCGCGCCTGGCGGGTGACGGAGGGGCTGCTCGGGCTGATGGCCGACGAGGTGCGCGCGCACGGGGCGCGGCTGCTGGTCGTCAGCCTCTCGAACCCCGCGCAGGTGCACCCCGACCCGGCCGCCCGTCAGGCGTACGCGCGGGCCCGGGGGATCGACGATCTCTTCTACCCGGACCGGCGGATCGCCGCCGCCTGCGCGCGCCTCGGCGTGCCGTCGCTGTCACTCGCGCCGCCGCTGGCCGAGCGCGCGAGCCGCACGGGGGTGTTCTTCCACGGCTTCGGGGGCCACGAGGGCGAGGGACACTGGAACGAGCGCGGGCACCGCGCCGCGGGGGAGTTGATCGCGGCGGAACTGTGTCGGGGGCTCCCGGCCCCCTAG